The window CATCGGCAAAGGCGGTGCTCGTGAGCGAGAAGCCCATGGTGGAGCCCTCCTTGGCTTGCGTCGGAGTGGCCTGCTCGGGCGCGGTGGCCGGCGCTGAGGGCTGCCGGCAGCCACAGGCCCCGAGTAGACAGAACGCCAAGAGGATGGGCGTTGGTTTCACAGTGTCTCTCTCCCTGTGCGGAGGGTGTCCGCCACCGTTGCGCGCGTGGGGACACGCGCGCCCACGCGCCCCCCGCCGGTAGTGCGGGCCGTCGTCTCGTAGTGCGGATCCTCGGCCGGTAGTGCGGGCTTCCAGCCCGCCAAGGCCACACGGCCCCACCTGGGGCGGGCTGGAAGCCCGCACTACCCCCCCAAGAGGGGGCTGCCCTACCGTGTTCCCGTGCTCCCGTGCTCCCGTGTTCCCGCCTCACTGTTCCCGCCTCACTGTTCCCGCCGTCGCCGTTCACGGCCTCTCCTTCCCCCGGTACCGCGCCGTCACCTCATTGCACGTGGGCAGGAGGCCGTACAACTCCGGCCGGCGGTTGGCCAGCATCATGTCGCGCCAGCCCCACTGCTGGTCGGGCATGTTGTCGCTGAAGTATGACGGGATACCGGCCGTGCCGGGCGTGGCCTGCTGCGCCTTGTGCCCCGAGTAGTACACCCGCGGCCGATCCAGGGGGATGTCGTAGCTGATGATGCCCTCCTCCGCGAAGGTGGAGGCGGCCATGACCTGCCCGTACGGGTCAATGATGAGGCTGCGCAACGACGGGTCGGAGGTGGGCCAGTGGGCGCAGGCGAGCCACACGCCGTTGTCAATGGCCCGCGCCCGTAGCATCGTCTCATTGGTGCGGCCCGACGCGCCCCACATCTGGCTGGCGTCAATGATGATCTCGGCGCCCAGCAGCGTCAGCGTGCGGTCGAACTCCGGGATGTACAGGTCGCCGCACTCGTGTGACCCCACGCGCCCGAAGTCTGTGTCGAACACCTTGATCTCCGGGTAGCCGCGCGGCCAGTACAGCGCCTGCGCGTAGATCTCCTGCCCCTGCCGGTCCCACACGCGCAGGTAGCTGACTTGCTCGCCCTCCCCGATGCCGCCGATGGCCACGTACGCGCCCAGTTGCTTCGCCAGCGCGGCGACGTCCCCCATGACCTGCCGCGTCGTCGCATCCTCGACCTTGGTGCTCATCTCGGACAGCAACACGAGGTCCGGCTTCAGCGGCGTGGCCTTTGCGATGAGCGCCAGCATCCGCTCCGGCTTCTTGCCCTGCTGCCACGAGTCCTGGCGCGGCAGCCACGCGACCGCCAGGCGGCAGGTGCGCTTGGCGTAGGCCGGCAGCTTTGGCTTCACATACGGCTGCGCCACCGGCGCGAACGCCGCCCGGTCTCCGTAGTTGTTGACGAAGAAGATGTTCTCCGCCTCGTACGCCGGTTGGTAGACCTCCACCTTGCGCTTGTCCAGGTCTACGGTCGCGGTCGCCACGCCGTCCTCGTAGCCCGTGTCGGCGATGGGGCAGCCGACGCGGTTGAGCACCATGCTCCGCCCCCACGCCGCCCCGGGCATGCCCATGTCCCAGCTATTGGTGATGTACGTGCGCGGGTCGGCGTACGTCGCGGCCACCATGTGGCAGTGGCTATCGAGGCAACGGGCCATGAGCAGCGGCTCGTGGCCGCTGTAGTCGCGCACGCGCTCGGGGGCGTCGTGCCACACCAGCACATCGGCGCCCTGCATCGCCAGCACGCTATAGGGCTCGAAGAAGGCGAAGTCGGTCGTGATGGTCAGGCCGACCTTGCCGAAGTCGGTGGCGAACACCGGCAGCTCGTCGCCAAGAGCCAGGTCAGCGGGGTCATCGGCCAGGCGGTGGGTCTTGCGGTACTTGCCCACGAGCTTCCCGCCCCGGTCCAACAGGAACGAGGTGTAGTAGAGCTTGCCGCCGGCCCGCTCGGCCAGTGACACCGCCAGGTACGTCTTGCGGCCGGCGGCGAACTCGGCGAAGGGCTTCAGGCTCCGGGCCGCCCCTCGCTCCGTCACCGAAAGGAACGGCAGGTGCGGCAGCACCACCAGGTCCGTCCGCCTGGGGACCTGCTGCAGGGCCTGGAGCACGTACTCCCTTGTCTGGTACTGCTTACCATCGAGCAGGCAGACGGAGGACAGGACGACGATCCGCTTGGCGGGCGCGGCGGAAGCAGCCATGGCGAGAACTCCTGAGAGCAGAAACAGATGGCGGAGGCCCATGGGGCGACCCTCCGAGGGGGTGATGGTCGTAAACGACCCGGCGTGAATTTCCTTGCCCCGGGGAGAAGGTCCTGCCGCGTGGCCGGCGAATTCCGCCCATGCCCGGGGCACCAAGCTGTCTCCCGGAGGCTTCATGAGTCTCGCTACTCGCCTGATCGGGTTGTTGCGCGAGCAGTCTGCTTCCCTCCACGAGCACCCGGCTTTCGCCGAGCAGGCGCAGGTCGTGTCAGTGGCGCTCGTTGGCTCATTGGCGCGTGACGACTTCCGCCAGGGCGGCAGCGACGTGGACCTGATGGTAGTGCACACCCTCGGCGACAAGCCCGCGGCCGAGGTGGGGGCCACGCAGCCGCTGCGCCGTCTGGTGCAGCACTGTGGCGAGCCGCTGCTGCACCTCGGAGCCGGCACCGGTGTGCAGAAGCCGTTCGTGGTAGACTGTCACTTTGTGGACAGCCTCATTCTGGCCACGCAGCCGCGCTGGGCCGAGCCTTCCCAGTTCACACTGGCGCTCGCCCGACGCGAGATCTACCTGTGGCTCTACGCCTTCGATCTCGTCCAGTATGCCATGCCGCTCTTCGGCCCCAGCCCCGCCCTCGGCGTCCGCGTCCATGAGCCGGTCGCGTACGTGGGCGTCGTGCGACGGCAGTTGCATGATGACCTGCAGACCCTGGCCGCCGGGCCGCAGGAGCCCAGACCCGAGCTGGTGGACCGCTGGAAACTTCTGGCCGGGCGGGTGATGACGGCCCTGGCGCTGACGCGAGGCGGTCGGAGTCTGAAGAAGAACGCCGTCTACCGGGACTTCAACCTGCTGGCCCCCGGCTTCCCGGGCAAGGCCTTCGCCGCCTCGCTCTGGGCCGAGTACCTGTATGGCTCGGTCTTCCAGGACCGTGTCGAATGGCTGCGGCGCTGCCGCCGCTTCTGCGAGGGTGCGGTCGAGGTACTCTGAGGACGCGCGGGGGTCTGTCCCCGCAGGCTCGGCGCAGCCGGGCCGCAGGGGGCTGACCCCACAGACGATCTGCCGACGAGGCACCGACGGGGTCTGTCCCCGGAGCGGGCGGCAATGCCGCTCGCTCCGGGGACAGACCCCTCCAGACTGGATAACCCATGGACCTGATCGGTTACGGGCTGGCGACGCTGGCCCTTGTTTTCTTTGGGCTGTACATGGTGCCCCGCAAGCTCACGGGCTTCGGCGACCGCCCGTTCGTGCTCAGCATGACCCTCGGCATTGTCCTGAGTACGACCCTCCCCCTCCTGCTGGTGCACCACACGCTGCTGCCCGCGCGCGGCCCCGGTGTCTGGCTGGCCCTCGCTTGCGGTCCCCTGTGGTACCTGGGCGTGCTGCTCTACAGCATCTCCGTGTCCGAGATGGGCCTGACGCTGTCGACGCCGATCAAGAACACCACGGCGGTACTGGGCACGCTGGCCGGCCTGATCGTGTTCGCCGAATGGCGTGAGACCCGGCCGGTGGAGGCGCTCGTGGGGTCGGTGCTGGTGGTCGCCTCCGCGGTCATCATCGGGCGCACGGGGGAAAACGACTGCCGTCGCAGTTGCCTGACCCTCAAGGGCACAGGCGCCGCTATCGGCGCCGCGGTGTGCTTCGCTGCCTACGCCGTGCCGCTGAAGGCCGCCCAGCGTGCCGGGCTGGACACGGTCACACTGGTGGCGGTGACAGGCTGGAGCATCCTGCCCACGGCCCTCCTGGCCCTGGCGGTCATGGACCGCGACTGGCGCGGCTGGTGGCGTACGCCGCTGCGTGAGCACGGCTGGGCCGCCGTGTGCGGGGTGCTGTGGGTGCTGGGCACGGTCACCATGGCCGAGGCCATCCGCCGCATCGGCCTGGCCATCACGTGGCCTTTCACGAATCTCAATACCATTGTCACGGTCGCCTGTGGTATCCTGCTGTTCCATGAGGTCAGCGTGCGCAAGTTCTGGAAGGTGTTGCTGCTGGGGTTGGCGACCGGCATAGCAGGGGTGGCGCTACTGGGGCTGGCGCGGCTGTGAGCTGTCGCCGGAGGGATATCCTCGCTGTGGGGGCTCGCGGGGGTGCGACCATGGACGCTGCAGACGCAGAACAACACTGGACAAGCATCTGAAGCTATAATCACGGAAGTGGCAGCGATGGCAGCAAGCAAGCAGTGCTCCAAGTGCGGCGAGGGTTACGACTACGATCTGAAGGCCTGTCCGGGGTGCGGTTACCAGGGGTACAAGATCATCACGGTGGGGGAGAGCTTGGTGTCGACTCCGCTCGCCGGCCCCCCCGGCGGAGAA is drawn from bacterium and contains these coding sequences:
- a CDS encoding carbon-nitrogen hydrolase family protein — protein: MAASAAPAKRIVVLSSVCLLDGKQYQTREYVLQALQQVPRRTDLVVLPHLPFLSVTERGAARSLKPFAEFAAGRKTYLAVSLAERAGGKLYYTSFLLDRGGKLVGKYRKTHRLADDPADLALGDELPVFATDFGKVGLTITTDFAFFEPYSVLAMQGADVLVWHDAPERVRDYSGHEPLLMARCLDSHCHMVAATYADPRTYITNSWDMGMPGAAWGRSMVLNRVGCPIADTGYEDGVATATVDLDKRKVEVYQPAYEAENIFFVNNYGDRAAFAPVAQPYVKPKLPAYAKRTCRLAVAWLPRQDSWQQGKKPERMLALIAKATPLKPDLVLLSEMSTKVEDATTRQVMGDVAALAKQLGAYVAIGGIGEGEQVSYLRVWDRQGQEIYAQALYWPRGYPEIKVFDTDFGRVGSHECGDLYIPEFDRTLTLLGAEIIIDASQMWGASGRTNETMLRARAIDNGVWLACAHWPTSDPSLRSLIIDPYGQVMAASTFAEEGIISYDIPLDRPRVYYSGHKAQQATPGTAGIPSYFSDNMPDQQWGWRDMMLANRRPELYGLLPTCNEVTARYRGKERP
- a CDS encoding nucleotidyltransferase domain-containing protein produces the protein MSLATRLIGLLREQSASLHEHPAFAEQAQVVSVALVGSLARDDFRQGGSDVDLMVVHTLGDKPAAEVGATQPLRRLVQHCGEPLLHLGAGTGVQKPFVVDCHFVDSLILATQPRWAEPSQFTLALARREIYLWLYAFDLVQYAMPLFGPSPALGVRVHEPVAYVGVVRRQLHDDLQTLAAGPQEPRPELVDRWKLLAGRVMTALALTRGGRSLKKNAVYRDFNLLAPGFPGKAFAASLWAEYLYGSVFQDRVEWLRRCRRFCEGAVEVL
- a CDS encoding GRP family sugar transporter, with protein sequence MDLIGYGLATLALVFFGLYMVPRKLTGFGDRPFVLSMTLGIVLSTTLPLLLVHHTLLPARGPGVWLALACGPLWYLGVLLYSISVSEMGLTLSTPIKNTTAVLGTLAGLIVFAEWRETRPVEALVGSVLVVASAVIIGRTGENDCRRSCLTLKGTGAAIGAAVCFAAYAVPLKAAQRAGLDTVTLVAVTGWSILPTALLALAVMDRDWRGWWRTPLREHGWAAVCGVLWVLGTVTMAEAIRRIGLAITWPFTNLNTIVTVACGILLFHEVSVRKFWKVLLLGLATGIAGVALLGLARL